tcaccatcgtcatgccaaacaagggtccgagcaatctcgcaagtggtacgatttcaccaatctgagaggtcttcaaaagggaccataatgtgggtttggtcaacggcttaacaaagagGACTCTTTAAGCCGGGGCTATTTGAAAAACGACATTTCATAACTGTCTTGGGATTTTCAAGTCAAGAAACATACAAGGAAGtaattatcttactcgcacttcttcaagcgatgctttcaagcatatgaactcttacgttaattcaagtgccctaatctgaaaagactttgcaagggacgtaacgtaggcttggttcatgggttgtgaaatgaaaggatcattaggctcaaaaagtgtttagagggtcaaagttggtgatcatcttgacatttccaccactttccttctccattgtcggagatttttttttttttactcattgattgcaacagcatttgagtttttttttttttttttttttttttttttttttggcatcggccttgcttttaccaggcacactgctttttcatgccccatttttgccccttttttttttttttttttttttttttttttttaacaaaatctcCATTTTTGTCGGTATTCTAGTTCATGCTACTTGAGTATTTTTGTCTTGCCCcaagtgtgggggatgatcacctttgggtttaatatgaaataaattcataagcTCAAGTGGGTTATGCAATGGATGaaagtgtgtaggatagagaaatgactgctcttcatcatcctaaggcactttaaattatcaTATGAGTTACAATGCGAAAGGAAcactcaaagattgatgcaagtgtgagtaagaaaattcctttcATTCATTTCAAACTTCATCCCAATGTGGGATGATCCTTAACAGGGATGATTTAAAAATTCTTCATGTGTGTGGGTTCGAAGGGCTAAACAATGGGTATACCCGTGGTGTTTTGGGTAGAAGAAGAAACggcctctcatcaccttggttgacgtaccATTTGCGAGATCACCTTTTTCCTTGCGGGCATGGAATTCTTTTGCACAACTCACCAAGGATTAGTGTATGGGATAGTGTATGGAATAAGGCTTGCCCTTCATCATTCCAAGGtatctcatttgacacatttaaTTTATCTCACACGATTcattaaggaagaagaatgcAAAATTTATGACAAACTTGAACAATTCAATTGATCGAGGCATcttatttatcataaaataCTTGCAATTCAAGACaagacatggcaaattctatcatggataatacttcttgacaagACGTAATTCAACGGAGTGGAGAACACGCGACCATCCATTTACGCAAGATCAAGGCACCTCCGGGAAGTACCTTCTTCACCACATATGGACCACTTTGTAATTTGGGGCGAACTTGCCCCGGGATCAGGGAAAATTGGCAACAGCTTTCTtagaacaagatcatttacTTCGAAATGTCTCGGTCGTACTTTTCGGTTGAAGGATCGGCAACTCTTTGCTGATAAGCTTGGCCATGACAAAGCGCCTTCGGTCTCTTCTCATCAATTAAGTTTAACTGTTCAAGTCTTTGTTGCGACCATTCAGCTTCGAGACAActccacttgggataaaactctcggagaaggaatctccacttctACGAGTAGAATTGCCTCCATGCCATACACCAAAGCAAACGGGGTAGCCCGGTGGAAGTGCGGATTGATGTCCGATACGCCATCAGCGCGAAGGGTAacctgtcatgccaatctcgataattctcggctgtcttagccaaaatcttcttaatgttcttattaGCTGCTTCAACGGCCCCGTTCATTTGAGGGCGGTAAGGAGACGAattcaaatgcttgattttgaactctccgagcaactcatcaacaagtttgttgttcaaattggtcCCATTATCGGTGATGATTGCTTCAGGGGACACCATAacgagcaattatgtcacgtttgatgaactTCGCAACATTGCGAGCAGTGACACTTGCAAATGACGTAGCTTCGatccatttggagaaatagtctatggccactaaaatgaatcgatgcccaTTAGAAGCTTTCGGATTTATTGGGCcgatcacatcaatgccccacattaAGAAGGGCCATGGCTCGGAAAATTGATGCAGCtcgttggaggaacatttatcttatcgCCATGGATCGGCAACGATGACAACTCCGTACATGCTTGATGCAGTCACTTTCTAGTGTGAGCCAATAGTAGcctaatctcataatcttcttggccatcatgtgcccattcatatgAGGACCACATATTCCTTCgtgcacttcttgcatgatttgagtggctttGGTTGCATCCACACACCGTAACAAAACTGAATCATAGgatctcttgtacaaattctcacCACCGACGAAGAATTTTGAGGCCATCTTCGTGATGTACTTCCTATCGGAAGGAGTGCTTCCTTTGGGAAATTCCTGCCTTTTAATgtagttcatgatatcgtaataccacGGTTTTCCATCGGGTTCTTCCGTTATAATCATACAAGAAGCCGGCTTCGGCAACACCTCTATCTTCAAAGGCTCAACCTCTAACCCATCAGTGACTTGTAACATAGATGACAAAGTCGCGAGTGCATCcgcaaattgattatgagaccttggcaagtattcaaatgaaatttcttCAAACTCCTTTACCAGATCTTCTAAGTACTCGTGGTACGGGAGCAACTTGGCATCCTTGGTCTTCCACTCACCTACTGTCTGTAATATGATCAGTGCCGAATCTCCAAATACCATTAACTTGGCCACACCCATCTCGACAGGCTTGAAGTCCGAGGATGCAAGCCTCATACTCGGccacattgttagtgcatgggaatatcaattttgcagctaccGGATAGTGCTGTCCATCGGGGATATCGTAATTTGATGCAGAACTGACAAgtttacagctccatcaaagaacatcttccatgagtcttcatttacactcaagacACGGTCATCAAGGAAACCATCATCGTGATTAGAAACTTCTGAATTTCCGGCCAATAGATCGGCGATCACTCGACCCTTAACCGACTTTTGTGGCAtgtattgcacatcaaattccgaaatcaaaatttgccatttggccaacttacccaccaaagctggccgATCAAGTAAGAACTTGATGGGGTCATTCTTAGTCACGAGGAATGTCTGGTAATGCAGTGTGTATTGTCgcaatctatgcaatacccacaccAATGCCGCACAAGTCTTTTCAACATCAGAATATTTTAGCTCTGATACAGTGAACTTCTTACTCAGATAATAAATGGCTCGTTCTTTTTTATCCACAGGACTTTCCTGAGCCAACATTGCACCCAATGACTCACTATGAACggtgaggtagagaatcaaGGGTGCCCCGGTGATGGTgggacaagaactggtggattcatcaGGTAGTGCTTTAACTTGTTGAACGCTTCTCGACACTCATCATCCCAGTTGACTCGCGCATTCTTCTttaggagcttgaagaatggcttggcagTTTCAGAGAGTTGGGCAATGAACCGGGCTATGTAATTCAGTCTTCCCAGGAGGCTCCGAACTTCTTTCACTGTTGATGGAGGTTGCAATTCGCATATGGCCTTAGCCTTGGATGGGTCAATCTCAATCCCCTTACGCTTACAATGAATCCGAGTAATTTACCGGATGTTGCCCCGAACACGCATTTAGTGGGATTTAGCCGAAGCTTGAATTCACGGAGTCGATCAAACAACTTCTTCAGGGTTTCTACATGGCTTCTTCCAGGCCGagtctttgcaatcatatcatcaacatagacttcaatctcctgatgcatcatatcatggaatAGTGTTACCATGGCTcgttggtaagttgcccctgcattTTTGAGTTCGAAGGGCATGACCTTGTAATGAAAGGTCCCCCACGGGGTGATAAATGCAGtcttctccttgtcttcctccttcatccttatctgaTTGTATCCGGAAAAcccatccataaatgagaatagttcaaatccgGTACTATCCACGAGGACATCTATGTGAGGCGGCGGGAAATCATCTTTTTGGGCTAGCCTTGTTTAGATCTCGATAGTCGACGCAAACTTGAActcgaccatccttcttcatcaccggcACGATATTAGccacccattcagggtattgtgagacttcaatgaatcccaccttcagaagcttcatcacctcttcctctatcttctttgagAGCTCGGGCTTAGTTCTCCGGagcctttgcttcttaggtggTACGTCCGGATTAGTAGGCAAGCAATGCTCGACGATTGATGGGTCTAAACCAGGCATGTCAGCATAGGTCCATGCAAAGACATCCTGGTATTCCTTTAGTAGCTGAGTTAGGCGCTCGGCCTCGTCTTCGGGaagatttgccccaattttaatttctttgacttcttcggtgtcacctaaattaatagtgacaAATCCGCTCGGATGTGAGagccttggctttttcatgttgctCCCGCCTTCGctgcacctcaatggaatcttcattCAAGTCATCGAGGTCGTCAATGTCAGCATTTGTTGCATTGGGCTGGGCCATTTCCATACTTTTGTATGCCGTAAGATTGCTCCCgagacatgaagtaaataaattagaaagacAGACAAAGTAATCTatgcttttgtttttatgtttttgttgtttttttttttttgttgttttttttgaaattttggcaaaaacatttttttttttaaaacattttaacatgagaaagcatgatgGAGCCTGGCCTCGgtaattctccttggattttctttttttcttttatcggttggatatcatcaccgggctggtttggtgtacctcatcatgccctcaaaataaaacttgtaattttattgatattcatcaatcaattacatttattgaatggaaatgcaattttcaagccctaaaaagaaagcgaaaaggaagaaatcaaaaacaagccctagaaagcgataaaaattccCGCGCAGGGGAAtgtaagaaagcaaataaatgagttactcttgtgggctagaGCCCATCTTTCCCGAGGTCCTTCGTCAATGGCCCCTATGAAGACATCATCGAAGAGACTAGAGATTCCTTCCAATGCATTTTCGGGGTTTTCGATCTCCGGggtgtcggatcatccatgccaccccatccatccgGGACAATGTCGCGGGGATCAATATAGAAAccgggaggagccgaatacttcaccgGATAGTCGAATTTTCCGCTTGGCTGCCCCTGTGGTATCTATTACTTCGCTTCATCCTGCATCATTATGGGAGGACCGGGAATGTCTCGCGAATGTTTGGGAGTATTGGGTTTTGCCTTTCTTGCCTCGTGGTCGGTGGCGGGTTTCGCCTTTCCCCGTCTTCGTCCTCCCGTAACTTTCCCCAACTCTTCGATGGTACCCTAATCCAAAGAAGACGGGACCCtcgaggggcttcaatggggtttGAATCCCGACCATTTCTTCCAAGGCCACTGCCAGGAATAAAACCATTCCCAACCATCATCCTTCCTACCATTAGAGTAGCATTTGAAACTTCaggagttggtggtggtgagTCTCGAGAAGCATGAATAGTGGATaccaactcaaatgagtggtagcTCGATTCGAACTCAAAGTTTGGctctacataggggatagcTGTCTCATGATAAATTCGGTGATCTTCTTCGCCATAGACAGTGACTAGCTTCCCTTTGATTACGaatttcacagcttgatgtagacttgatgGTACCGCCCCCAGTATGAATCGGGGACGACCCAAAGAGGAAATTAAAAGCGTAGGGATATCCATTACCCGGAAAGGAACATTGAAAACcaccggccctatttgcacaTCGAGGTGAATCTCCCCAAGCACCTCCTTCTTTGTACCATCAAAAGCTCGGACGAAGTCTTTGCGGCATGTATCCTGGACGGGTCCACCTTAAGGCGATGAAGAGTGGCCAGTGGACATATGTTTAGggcggacccattatcaatgagtactcgAGACACATGAGAAGCCTTATGCTTGACAGATACATAGAGTGCCTTGTTATGCCCCCTAccctcaagagggaattcctcatcagaAAAGGCAATCATGTCCTTAAGAAGGATCGATCCCACAAAGTCTTCCAACTTGTCCGCCTCGACCGTTTCGGTACACGAATTTCACTTAACACCTTCATTAGAGACTTTTGATGCACGGGGGATGTAAGCGGGAGTTCAAGCAAAGAAATGCAGGCGGGCATCTTTCGTGAATGTTCGACCACCTTGTACTCGCTTGCTTTGATCACGGCCGAAACTCCTTAACCTCTTCATCGGTGACGGGTTTTGCGGGTTGAGTATTAGTTTGAGAATAAGTCCGACCAGAccttgtaacgaggtcaacatctaggtcataggaccaagggaccgccttattgttgacatattcatacggttgaggcatttcaatcattatctCATCGTCGGATGCATCTTCAAGTGGGGGCATGTCCACGAGTGAAGGATCAACTTCCTCTTTATCAGCATTGAGCGCCgcttgctcctcctcccaatcaataATGATGGGGAAATAGTGGAAACTATAGAGTTATGGTCAGCATAAACGATGATTCCGTCATCCACCATCCTGGTGACTCTTTCCTTCATCAGTGAAAGAGGAACATCCTCCTGATCTGGATAATATCCAGCTCTTACCAAGCCATTGTAAGCATCTCGCCACATGTACCTTCGAGTTCTTGATTCGACCAACTTCGGGCTCTAGGATAGCATTGACCGTACCTTCATGCTCCGGTAACGGATTTTTCTTGACGTTTGGCCGAGTAGTCTGAAATGAAAAGGCCTTTgtgtccaagaggttttggatcttgtgtttCAAGGTGAAACATTCATCGTTGAATGTCCCAATTCACCGCTATGATAGTCGCACTTCTTCGTCGAGTCGTAACTACGAATGCTTTCGCGGTTAGGGCGCTTTGGTTCGCTAGTAAGcaatcctttctttcttagaattgccaacacttgggatggagatccaGGAGAGGAGAGAACCGCCTTcttgcttgggcaaatgattgacgGCCGGTAGCTTGTTTGTTGCTTTGGATTCATCTGGATAGCCGGGGGTGCGATTGGCATTTTCCGGCTATAAGCCATATTTACGTCTACACcagtctccttctctttcttggcGAGAATCTTCTACTCGATGGTTGAAGaaaccatccttcccttattcccatctcgatttgttccccacagaaataagctgattgaagctttCAACGTACGTGCTGGCCATCCGAATACGAAACTCGGATGGGAGAGTTTTGATAaataacttcatcagctccttgtcGGTAGGCTCGGGGTGATTTGAGCTGCAGATTTCGCCATCTCACGGCATACTCTTTGAATGACTcgctcctctttttctccatcctctcgagatcctctcgggaaggtgcaatatccatgttgaacttgtattgtttgagaaatgcgtcagccacttcattccaggtgtcgagtaggttcacattcttcatgacataCCAATTTAGTGCAGGCCCAGTCAAActtgcatggaatgattggatcatgagaggctcgttTTGCACATGGTACATCTGAAGATGAGCTTTTGGgcaggaagtaccatcgtatttctcaaaatccggcattttgaatttctttggcatcttgactttctcgTACACGGACAAGTCGAACGGGAGTGAACTCGTGACTCTGCAgttgtttcaacttttcttccattttagcAAAGCGTTCATCCTGCTCCGTCTTAGGGATGTTGACAAGCTTAGCCTTTTCCACATTGATCGAGAATGGATCATCTTCCATCCGGGCATGTCATCGTCAatcgtttgaaccttgtttgcttgcttTGGGATAACCACTTCAGGAAGAGCAGGTGCAGCTGTTGGATTTActggaggaattggagttgatccgtcacaagttgtaaagaggcgagtacttgttggagttgagtctccacagcggagacacgatcacgcatttcggtttgttCAGCCATTCTCGCTCTTAATCGCGTGATGATGGGCGAACGTGatggatccgttatcacctaaaaattaagaaatgaacacaaataagtatctcatatgaaaatacgccgatccatggcaatactctagaaattttatttatcaatggaGCTTTTGACAAGCCTAGAAATTTGATATGTCCTAAGCAAAcgaactaggaaagtaaatgactcaaactccctaaacattaatctaaaaatgagaatagcaagattgattcaagcacttcatttggcttgatcaatatacattCGGGACACCATTCGACGCAATCGTTTGttctcctcttgagctttttcagcaactcttttgaggcgtttattctcAGCTTGATTGGTGATCTTCAACGGCGCCTCCGGTATCTTCGGAAGCAGCTTCTCGGGAATCTTGTGTTGTTGGATGTACTTAATCGAGGCATAGTACTTCCTTTCGTGCCTTTCAACTCCTCCTCGGGCCATTTGAGCTTTCGCGGATGGCACATGTCCCACATTGATTTGATagtgagaatggaatcttcatggccTCGGCTTCCATCGACAAAACTGACTTGGAGTGGCTCTACTTGTAACGCCGGGGGAAGctcttgcacgacttgatatTGACGAGTCACCCTAGTCGGATAGTACTCCAATGCTCCGGTGAATCCCAATAGAGGGATTGGGCCAACTCCTCCACACGAGAGTCTCGCTACccgaacttggaaccatttagcatgccataggaaacccttggaagttggtttttcatgaaagctagccacctagaataatgataatccggtgcatgtttttggttgttctcaaatctcataatagggtggttggaattactaacatcatgtatagtcattagaccaccaaacccttttatatgtgaaagaaaccaaatttgtaaaagttcagGAGAGGAATGGAGAGTCTTATCGCCACCTCTTTTGAAATGAGTGAGGGAAAGGAAAGTTTCAGTTAGAATAGTGtttacaaaattctttccttccaacacttgtttaactaattgagcgatcaaagggttaatagcattcttgcagTAAGGGAAaactataaacccaaagaaagccaaaaggaaaaccttcgcatttgagatgaagtgcctttctcaaaacattgtttcagaaaagataaaggacatgcatTGCGGTTAgcctttaaaacctttcttaaATCGTCTTCCTTAATTCTCGAGAAAATCAGATAAGGTCATAACAGGATCTATTCCGATAGGTGGACtaatcaattcagctttcaaggattttcctatggcaatgctatactcttccaaggtgggagtgagcTCATGCTTACGCCGAAGATAAAAGTAGAAGTCTCGGGGCACCAACAAAGTGGGCGAGTGCTTGGACGAGGCCGACATGGATGTTGATACGCAGCAGCGGAAGTAGTCGACCAATATGTGACTCTACAAACTGACGGCCATCTTgatctaacttgtcccaccaaaTGCTAAGCTCTTCCCTTGGAGGgaaaataattcgaatgtccggtgtccccattgtatattgatcaagactcaggacaatcctaatgccatggaccgacaaaataatgcgataaagtaagtaaattgcaaaggccaaaaatttagagaacttactttaccaatgatgggcaatcacatagacatgcgcatgttaagtggctcgatttctacactataaggcttatcaaagtgaagccacaaggatgatcggactagccacgagcttgtggactatgtcgggtcctcatgactccggcttgatcaaagagccgacccgggtcgcgagcatgcggaccgaggtgggtactcttgacaccatgaaagaaaccgggattgagatgggcggcTCGTACCGCGatcatgcggtcggagtggcaaacatctcaataccatcctagatgatcctaatgcggcccaggtccggcggcgggttgtgtgtgcaatagtgtagtgctagatgcaaggcatgcacaacattttatatcaagcaacacttcatatatgaaaataaaccatacattcctacacctccctacaaaacaaaggttagcaaacacttccccttatacctcccatcctgcaaaacatttaacaccttaaatgttagggacgatACAcaggatcctcgctgccaaacaaaaacatttttttcaaaaagaaaattggcctaagtccactaaaagttttaactcaagtccccagcggagtcgccaagctgtcgcgaccaatttttttcgagtgtgaaccacctagggtttggctaatggattgttaagcctaaacttaactcgggctctcccaaacccataccaattcgcgacttaggttcaagttcttaacatgcaaatggattttatttaggagtcgccactaatctatttttggttggtcgattagaaacccaagtaaagtaacgagagatttactttactcctacgaaccagagattatgaattcgggggacttggttacgctagacttttctaacgccctttcggtaccttttcttttatttcaaagaaaatgttttgcaggcagcttggattaattttaaatctaattctctaacatgcgaggcgatcatgcgggtgtgcaatccatcaatttaacacccaagaaagcaaatagaaaaatgcatgacttaccttgtagcaacgaaagcatctgcaatgttaatttaaaatccacatcaacaaccctggatatggtttctaattaacacgcaatttctctttttttgttttcacttatttaatgaaaattatgcaatatgcaatgcaatattaactaaatgacctaactctaatgacatgtaactcCTAGTTGAATGGGCCTAGCAACAACTAccacatgacatgcattttaatgaatctaatcctaatgatgtgcatgtgacatttttcttttctttcttttctttctttttcctaaaagaatacaATCTATCCTAAAGATTGAAACTCATTTATTCTATGAcacttttttgtattttttttatgaaactcgaaattagaaaaatgtaaagattatctagctagattaagatcatctatccaacttatattaaggattaggtcatGGTAAACCTTAATTAAACCaggatattatcttaacctagcaatCTCGACCTAAGATGCAGTCTATCTAAATCAGtctaaaaaatgaaacatgcaattttatcctaatatgcatctaatctaactcaatttttttcttttatgggagcaaacaaataaaggcatcaagaACAACAAGGCAACAAATCCagcaaaatatcatccatgtccatttaattttggaaataaattgacgaatcatatctcgcacatgagatcggattggccaattttagacaaaatcacgaatcgtatctcgagcgtgagatcggattggtgatttttccgtgcgattacGGGTcatatttcgagcatgaaatcggaccgtcaatcatatgcacgttgcgaaattaggaagatttcctaatttagaaggcTACTCGAGATTTCACATATCTTAGCATATCAGAAATTTCCATCATGGGCGTCaacgaatatatcaaataaggaagcggaattttcgaaaatcaaaatagataaaatttttACCTAATTCGAATATTGGCTTCCGAATTCCGATCCTCAAACGGCTACTCACGATGCAACGTGGCGGTGCTCGGTTGCTCGAAGATCACCCGATGGGCTCCACGAGACcgcaaaacaaaaatttgtaagcTCGGCAAGGGACTCGTCAATGGACAGCGTATCTTGGTCTCCCACCGTTGGTTTTGTGGAATCGGTGCCGCAAGGAAATCCACTAGTCTTCCGACAATCCCACCGAttgtcaaactttgaccttCTAAAACCCACACTTAAATTTTCAACCTCTAAGGAAAGACTAGCGTGCTTTGTGCAAGGCGTGGCTGCTTCGTCGTTGATGTTAAAAGGAAGCTTCGGGACCGCTTTAGAAACCCTCTTTTACTAGGAATGTTTATGCCCAGAATTTTTCTTCCGTGGATTTTATGAGAAGTGGAGGCATGCGTCCTCTCCCTTCGGGTTTGTCGTGTGGACGTCTCTGTTGGGTACTCGAGAAGaccgcaaaagaaaaaaatcaaacttgacCAAAGGCTGATTCACGGCCAGTTGAGGATTATCGAGCCACAACAACACCAGCCACGGCAGCGAAGAAGACTGGGCTTGCATGGAGAAGTTGCTGTAGCGATGATGCGGTGTTGATTCAAAAGATGCGTGGCAGAGGGAATTTTGTTAGTCTAGATTGAAGAACACCGCAGCACGCCGAAGGGACCGCTGGACGTCATGGCAAGGGATCACGAGTTGCGTGCGGCCAAGCTTGTGAATTTCTGGGGCTCCTGAAGTCGCAACAGCCGAAGCAGCAGCTTCTCGGTGTGATTGTCTCGAGGCTGTTGGTTGGTACGGGTGCCGCTCGTCGTTACATAGTTGGGGGATCAGCAGCCTGGACTCACGGTGGAGCAACAAGGGATCGGCAACTGCAGGCGTCAAAATTGCAAGCGCCGAACTTCACGCTTGAAGGCCCTTCGGAAGAAGACAAACCAacattttttagtttttccttctttcacgTGCTCTCTCTATGCACCTCGTCGAGGAAAACTTTTTGACCTATTGACCCAAAGACGTAAAAAAGAAGTCTCTCTTTCAATCCAAGTCTCGCCCTTACTCACTTTTTTTCTCTCGTGTATTTGATATGTGTGGCCCCTCCAAACAAATTGCATGCGAGGTATTATATAGGTCTAAAAATGTATCGCTAcggtatatattttttcctttttattctcgCATGATACCCTAAATATATCGTTGAGACATATCCACCTTGTGCAATATTCTCCCTTTgtattttcacatattctat
Above is a window of Eucalyptus grandis isolate ANBG69807.140 chromosome 9, ASM1654582v1, whole genome shotgun sequence DNA encoding:
- the LOC108960866 gene encoding uncharacterized protein LOC108960866 — its product is MWPSMRLASSDFKPVEMGVAKLMVFGDSALIILQTVGEWKTKDAKLLPYHEYLEDLVKEFEEISFEYLPRSHNQFADALATLSSMLQVTDGLEVEPLKIEVLPKPASCMIITEEPDGKPWYYDIMNYIKRQEFPKGSTPSDRKYITKMASKFFVGGENLYKRSYDSVLLRCVDATKATQIMQEVHEGICGPHMNGHMMAKKIMRLGYYWLTLESDCIKHVRSCHRCRSMAIR